One genomic window of Polyangium aurulentum includes the following:
- a CDS encoding carboxymuconolactone decarboxylase family protein — protein MTARIAYQEAAPKAFRALLGLAQHVRTAGLDPTLVELVNLRVSQMNGCAFCIDMHTKELRAAGETEQRLYLLSAYREAPFYSDRERAALAWAEAVTELGKDGVPDAIYEEARRHFGESELVELTVAVIHINAWNRMNVAFRMPAGTYTPRAK, from the coding sequence ATGACTGCACGCATCGCCTACCAAGAAGCCGCCCCGAAGGCCTTTCGCGCACTCCTCGGCCTCGCGCAGCACGTGCGCACCGCCGGCCTCGACCCCACGCTGGTCGAGCTCGTGAATCTGCGCGTCTCCCAGATGAACGGCTGCGCATTCTGCATCGACATGCATACGAAGGAGCTCCGCGCCGCCGGGGAGACGGAGCAGCGGCTCTACCTCCTGTCGGCTTACCGGGAAGCGCCATTCTACTCCGATCGCGAGCGCGCCGCGCTCGCGTGGGCCGAGGCCGTGACCGAGCTCGGCAAGGACGGCGTGCCGGACGCGATCTACGAGGAGGCGCGGCGCCATTTCGGGGAATCGGAGCTCGTCGAGCTGACGGTGGCGGTGATCCACATCAACGCGTGGAATCGCATGAACGTCGCATTCCGGATGCCCGCAGGCACCTACACGCCGAGGGCCAAGTGA
- a CDS encoding isocitrate lyase/PEP mutase family protein, whose protein sequence is MTAPDRAQRFRALHAEGHLLVLTNVWDAASARVVEAAGAEAIATSSAALAWAHGYADGEHLPLDVLVTAVREIAAIVSVPVTVDLERGYADEPAAVVEAVARVADAGAVGVNLEDRCGPPDVLAQKIRACKREARLADVFINARIDVFMGRGTQDSALDEALARGRAYADAGADGLFVPKVTAPAAIEALARATPLPLNVMAVPGLPRVGELGAHGVRRLSVGPWLALAALSATRRACVDLLERGSYERLFDADLTFPALNELLAR, encoded by the coding sequence GTGACGGCTCCAGACCGCGCCCAGCGATTTCGTGCGCTCCATGCAGAGGGCCATCTCCTCGTCCTGACGAACGTCTGGGATGCGGCCTCGGCGCGCGTCGTGGAGGCCGCGGGCGCCGAGGCGATCGCAACGAGCAGCGCCGCCCTCGCCTGGGCGCACGGATACGCGGACGGCGAGCACCTCCCGCTCGACGTGCTCGTCACGGCCGTGCGCGAGATCGCTGCAATCGTGTCGGTTCCGGTCACGGTCGATCTCGAGCGCGGCTATGCAGACGAGCCCGCCGCGGTGGTCGAGGCGGTGGCGAGGGTGGCGGATGCGGGTGCCGTGGGCGTGAACCTCGAAGACCGATGCGGACCGCCCGACGTCCTCGCGCAAAAGATCCGCGCGTGCAAGCGCGAGGCGAGGCTCGCGGACGTGTTCATCAATGCGCGCATCGACGTGTTCATGGGCCGCGGGACGCAAGACAGCGCGCTCGACGAGGCGCTCGCGCGCGGGCGTGCCTACGCGGACGCGGGCGCGGACGGCCTGTTCGTTCCGAAGGTCACCGCACCCGCCGCAATCGAGGCCCTCGCGCGCGCCACACCGCTGCCGCTCAACGTCATGGCCGTGCCGGGACTGCCGAGGGTCGGCGAGCTCGGGGCTCACGGGGTCCGGCGCCTGAGCGTCGGGCCGTGGCTGGCCCTCGCGGCGCTCAGCGCGACGCGCCGGGCCTGCGTAGACCTGCTCGAGCGCGGCTCGTACGAAAGGCTCTTCGACGCCGATCTCACCTTCCCGGCGCTGAATGAGCTGCTCGCGAGATGA
- a CDS encoding oxygenase MpaB family protein produces the protein MRDRPNRTPLTPAARSELAADAARLQKCFEHVRAHARGEVEGLFGPGSISWRIWREGPWVTSSMAMLLLEIAHPGVGAGVVQNSNFQSDVIGRARRTFASTASWVFGDLQTAITTSYKIHKLHARVRGTIPAEVSQRLAGQPYRANDTQLLYWVHATLVDSVVRMYEYFVEPLSAAELERYHEESNLLAILMGVPPDEVPATWADFRAYMDRMLNGDTLEVGPAVRKVAHSLFNTSITRGPLDEALTLGLLPPHLREAFGLPWGSRWQRAHDSLFAAMRAGRRALPASLVYLPGYHQGCLRVAVARGEPLPWNARLVNGLDHWVDLPWSLKPVPIPDVDEDI, from the coding sequence ATGCGCGACAGGCCAAATCGAACCCCGCTCACCCCCGCCGCTCGCAGCGAGCTCGCGGCCGATGCTGCCCGCCTCCAGAAATGCTTCGAGCACGTGCGCGCGCACGCTCGCGGGGAGGTCGAAGGCCTGTTCGGGCCGGGCTCGATCTCATGGCGCATCTGGCGCGAAGGCCCGTGGGTCACCTCGTCGATGGCGATGTTGTTGCTCGAGATCGCCCATCCAGGCGTCGGGGCCGGCGTGGTGCAGAACAGCAACTTCCAGAGCGACGTGATCGGACGGGCGCGAAGGACGTTCGCCTCGACCGCCTCCTGGGTCTTTGGCGATCTGCAGACCGCCATCACGACCAGCTACAAGATCCACAAGCTCCACGCACGCGTGCGCGGGACCATTCCGGCCGAGGTCAGCCAGCGGCTCGCCGGACAGCCCTACCGCGCCAATGACACACAGCTCCTCTACTGGGTCCATGCCACCCTCGTGGATAGCGTCGTGAGGATGTACGAGTATTTCGTGGAGCCGCTCTCCGCTGCGGAGCTCGAGCGCTACCATGAAGAGTCGAACCTGCTGGCGATCCTGATGGGCGTACCCCCCGACGAGGTGCCGGCCACCTGGGCGGACTTCCGTGCCTACATGGACCGCATGCTCAACGGTGATACGCTCGAGGTCGGCCCGGCGGTCCGCAAGGTCGCTCATTCTCTCTTCAACACCTCGATCACGCGTGGTCCGCTCGACGAGGCGCTGACCCTCGGGCTGCTCCCGCCGCACCTGCGCGAGGCCTTCGGCTTGCCCTGGGGATCTCGCTGGCAACGAGCGCACGATTCGCTCTTCGCGGCGATGCGCGCAGGCCGGCGAGCGCTCCCCGCGTCGCTGGTTTACCTTCCCGGATACCATCAGGGATGCCTGCGTGTGGCCGTGGCCCGGGGCGAACCCCTGCCCTGGAATGCGCGGCTCGTCAACGGGCTGGACCACTGGGTGGACCTGCCGTGGAGCCTCAAGCCCGTTCCCATTCCGGACGTGGACGAGGATATCTAG
- a CDS encoding glycosyltransferase, which yields MRVLLTGVGTRGDVQPVVALAAEMRRRGHDVKLCVPPNFIDWVSGMGFTATPIGIAMRPPSGAAAAQASIPTPEQIRALVEYLVRDQFDATASAAEGCDVIVAGGAHQYAARSIAERLGIPSRVAVYAPVALPSPDHAPDGEPGGDSEENLRRWQGESRSWNERILERLDDNRKRLGLGPLSDALGHILGENPWLAADRVLAPLPATPGLQVTQTGAWILPDQTPLEPALEAFLAASDPPVYVGFGSMPADQQTGRIVIEAARAAGRRVVLSQGWAELGLGDDAADCIAIGDVNQQALFPRVAAVVHHGGAGTTTTAARAGVPQVIVPMFSDQPYWASRVRALGIGTSVARGALSAESFQAALGNALDRGVAARAAALASTVAVDGTAVAADLIERASA from the coding sequence ATGCGGGTATTGCTGACGGGAGTGGGGACGCGCGGCGACGTGCAACCCGTCGTGGCCTTGGCCGCCGAAATGCGGCGTCGGGGACACGACGTGAAGCTGTGCGTTCCGCCGAACTTCATCGACTGGGTGAGCGGCATGGGCTTCACGGCGACTCCGATCGGCATCGCGATGCGTCCGCCGAGCGGTGCCGCCGCCGCGCAGGCCTCCATACCGACGCCGGAGCAGATCCGCGCGCTGGTCGAGTACCTCGTGCGAGATCAATTCGACGCGACCGCGTCGGCCGCAGAAGGATGCGACGTGATCGTGGCCGGCGGAGCGCACCAGTATGCCGCACGGTCCATCGCGGAACGGCTGGGCATCCCGTCCAGGGTCGCCGTGTACGCGCCGGTGGCCCTGCCGTCGCCGGATCATGCGCCCGACGGGGAGCCCGGGGGCGATTCGGAAGAAAACCTCCGACGCTGGCAGGGCGAATCACGGAGCTGGAACGAGCGCATTCTCGAGCGGCTCGACGACAATCGGAAGCGACTGGGCCTGGGCCCGCTGAGCGATGCCCTCGGCCATATCCTGGGCGAGAATCCGTGGCTCGCCGCGGACCGGGTCCTGGCGCCGCTGCCGGCGACGCCCGGCCTGCAGGTCACGCAGACGGGAGCCTGGATTCTCCCCGACCAGACGCCGCTCGAACCCGCCCTCGAAGCATTTCTCGCCGCCAGCGATCCGCCCGTCTACGTCGGTTTCGGCAGCATGCCTGCGGACCAGCAGACCGGCCGCATCGTCATCGAGGCCGCGCGCGCTGCGGGGCGCCGCGTCGTCCTGTCGCAGGGGTGGGCCGAGCTCGGTCTGGGCGACGACGCCGCCGACTGCATCGCAATCGGCGACGTCAACCAGCAGGCGCTATTCCCGAGGGTCGCCGCGGTGGTGCACCACGGCGGGGCGGGTACGACCACGACCGCGGCGCGCGCGGGCGTCCCACAGGTGATCGTCCCGATGTTCTCCGATCAGCCCTATTGGGCCTCGCGCGTCCGGGCGCTCGGGATCGGGACGTCCGTGGCGCGTGGAGCACTGAGCGCGGAGTCCTTCCAGGCCGCGCTGGGGAATGCCCTCGATCGCGGGGTCGCTGCTCGCGCGGCCGCGCTCGCCAGCACCGTGGCGGTGGATGGCACGGCCGTCGCTGCCGACCTCATCGAGCGGGCTTCCGCGTAA
- a CDS encoding endo alpha-1,4 polygalactosaminidase, with amino-acid sequence MQEAHDDRPRTPHRRSPRARALFVALATVTLVGCGVDSDPLDRGAPDVVGEQGLPATVTAIPPYTSLYWLLENQLDETRPETVFDIDIFDAAPAGSYLDEPDGTRINLPAGPNAGAVTRLKAAGKTVICYFDTGAWESYRPDAAKFPKAVIGNSTGWSGEKWLDIRKASWSKFEGIILARMDLAVRMGCDGVEGDQNNPLGNNPGFAITLADEAAWYLEMAQQLHARGLRAVMKNGIEVLDHPTYGPQAVAAHEAALNEECHQYDECYVHDPFVAAGKVVWNVEYVTSPATFCPLDNASNFDGYFSHDPPDGTIWTACR; translated from the coding sequence ATGCAAGAAGCCCACGATGATCGACCTCGTACGCCCCACCGCCGCTCACCGCGAGCGCGCGCCCTGTTCGTGGCGCTCGCGACCGTGACCCTCGTCGGCTGCGGCGTCGACTCCGATCCGCTCGACCGAGGCGCGCCCGATGTCGTCGGCGAGCAGGGCCTCCCCGCCACCGTCACCGCGATTCCGCCGTATACGTCACTTTACTGGCTCCTCGAAAACCAGCTCGACGAGACGCGCCCCGAGACGGTATTCGACATCGACATCTTCGACGCCGCTCCTGCCGGCTCCTACCTCGACGAGCCCGACGGCACGCGCATCAATCTCCCGGCAGGCCCGAACGCCGGCGCCGTCACGCGCCTGAAGGCGGCCGGCAAGACGGTCATCTGTTATTTCGACACCGGGGCGTGGGAATCCTACCGCCCGGACGCGGCGAAGTTCCCGAAGGCGGTGATCGGCAATTCGACGGGCTGGTCGGGCGAGAAATGGCTCGACATCCGCAAGGCGTCGTGGTCGAAGTTCGAGGGTATCATCCTCGCCCGCATGGACCTCGCCGTGCGCATGGGCTGCGACGGCGTGGAGGGCGACCAGAACAACCCCCTGGGCAACAACCCCGGCTTCGCGATCACGCTCGCCGACGAGGCCGCGTGGTATCTGGAGATGGCCCAGCAGCTACACGCGCGCGGCTTGCGCGCGGTCATGAAGAATGGAATCGAGGTGCTCGATCATCCGACCTACGGTCCCCAGGCGGTCGCCGCGCACGAGGCGGCGCTCAACGAGGAGTGCCACCAGTACGACGAATGCTACGTCCACGACCCGTTCGTCGCCGCCGGCAAGGTCGTGTGGAACGTCGAATACGTCACCAGCCCCGCGACGTTTTGCCCGCTCGACAACGCGAGCAATTTCGACGGCTACTTCTCGCACGACCCGCCCGACGGCACGATCTGGACAGCCTGCCGTTGA
- a CDS encoding glycoside hydrolase family 5 protein: MSLRSLRIWAGTGLLVMNVAACAAGNNNPSSTGTDNAGGAGGAGSGGGGGGTGGSGTGGGGSGGGGGSPGAELPPLPLRSEGRWILDATGARFKIAAVNWYGAEEMDYVPAGLELADIRDIARQIREHGFNTVRLPWSNEMVALDPVVADKVVSANPSLQGKTALQVFDAVIDALAYEGLVVILDNHVSDADWCCSEMDGNGLWYTAKYPEATWLQHWRTLAKRYAGQPAVVAADLRNEPRPALGVTPVWGGGDLATDWHSAATRGGNAVLEENPNLLIVVEGLNYGSDLAGPYTLPITLAVPNRLVYSAHDYAWFHSGVTDYQQLKTELGAKWGYIIAQGKPYTAPVLLGEFGTCHTADTCVTDATGQGFWFSGIRTYLGEGDMDWAYWSINGTQARGTTRVFGAEETYGILDVTWKKPASESLLSSLKSLQKATSGP; this comes from the coding sequence ATGTCATTGAGATCCTTGCGCATTTGGGCCGGGACCGGCCTGCTGGTCATGAACGTGGCGGCATGCGCGGCAGGGAACAACAATCCAAGCAGCACGGGCACGGACAACGCGGGCGGCGCCGGCGGCGCTGGGAGCGGCGGTGGAGGCGGCGGAACCGGCGGCAGCGGAACCGGCGGCGGCGGAAGCGGCGGCGGCGGTGGCTCTCCTGGCGCGGAGCTCCCTCCGCTGCCGCTCCGCAGCGAGGGCCGCTGGATCCTCGACGCCACCGGCGCCCGCTTCAAGATCGCTGCGGTGAATTGGTACGGCGCCGAGGAAATGGACTACGTCCCCGCGGGCCTCGAGCTGGCGGACATTCGCGATATCGCTCGGCAGATCCGCGAACATGGATTCAACACCGTCCGGCTCCCCTGGTCGAACGAGATGGTCGCGCTCGACCCCGTCGTCGCCGACAAGGTCGTCAGCGCCAACCCGTCGCTCCAGGGCAAGACCGCCCTCCAGGTCTTCGATGCGGTGATCGACGCGCTCGCATACGAGGGCCTCGTTGTCATCCTCGACAACCACGTGAGCGACGCCGATTGGTGCTGCAGCGAGATGGACGGGAATGGGCTCTGGTACACCGCGAAGTATCCGGAGGCCACCTGGCTCCAGCATTGGCGCACGCTCGCGAAACGTTATGCCGGGCAGCCGGCGGTCGTGGCGGCGGATCTGCGCAACGAGCCCCGACCTGCGCTCGGGGTCACGCCCGTCTGGGGAGGCGGCGACCTCGCCACCGATTGGCATTCCGCGGCCACGCGTGGCGGTAATGCGGTCCTCGAGGAGAACCCGAACCTGCTCATCGTCGTGGAGGGGCTGAACTATGGCTCGGACCTCGCGGGGCCCTACACGTTGCCGATCACGCTCGCGGTGCCGAACCGGCTGGTTTATTCGGCCCATGATTACGCCTGGTTTCACTCGGGCGTGACCGATTATCAGCAGCTCAAGACGGAGCTCGGCGCGAAATGGGGATACATCATCGCACAGGGGAAACCTTATACCGCGCCCGTGCTGCTCGGCGAATTCGGCACGTGTCATACCGCCGACACATGCGTGACCGACGCGACGGGGCAGGGATTCTGGTTCTCCGGGATCCGCACGTATCTCGGCGAGGGAGACATGGACTGGGCATACTGGTCCATCAACGGCACGCAGGCGCGCGGCACCACGCGGGTCTTCGGCGCCGAGGAGACGTACGGGATCCTGGACGTCACCTGGAAGAAGCCTGCTTCGGAATCGCTGCTTTCGTCCCTGAAGAGCCTTCAGAAGGCGACGTCCGGGCCCTGA
- a CDS encoding M57 family metalloprotease: MSANTLTNNGYITRTGACLALATAALGAGCAGEPALERVADTQQLTFAEFEAQTYREPDTGIYIVDGDTPVDDIKLLEEFYETYVQQGALIVHRSGSADAKWNDTQKLELTYCVSTGFGSRYNAAVQAMASATSAWEAAANVNYTHVSAEDGNCTANNNNVLFDVGPVNSGGQYLARAFFPGNSRSSRNVRIDNDAFQSNGSTSLTGILRHELGHTLGFRHEHTRPEAGQCFEDNQWRELTSYDSASVMHYPQCGGTGDKTLNLTSKDKQGAVLLYGSPGANPGNPGDPGGDPGDPGDPGDPGGGTPTTENLSGSVGKGQNVDEGPFDVLAGTTFEVKMTGNGDPDLYVRFGAAPTKNQWNCRPYKTGPNETCSLTVPAGQTKAYVLVRGYASGQYSLAVSYTKP; encoded by the coding sequence ATGAGCGCCAATACGTTGACGAACAACGGGTACATCACCCGCACCGGGGCGTGCCTCGCCCTTGCCACGGCCGCGCTCGGCGCGGGCTGCGCCGGCGAGCCGGCTCTCGAGCGCGTCGCCGACACGCAGCAGCTCACCTTCGCAGAGTTCGAGGCGCAGACGTACCGCGAGCCCGATACGGGCATCTACATCGTCGACGGCGATACGCCCGTGGACGACATCAAGCTGCTCGAGGAGTTTTACGAGACGTACGTGCAGCAGGGCGCCCTCATCGTCCACCGCTCCGGGAGCGCGGACGCCAAGTGGAACGACACGCAGAAGCTCGAGCTCACCTACTGCGTGAGCACGGGATTCGGATCGCGCTATAACGCGGCCGTCCAGGCCATGGCCAGCGCCACGAGCGCGTGGGAGGCGGCAGCCAACGTCAATTACACCCACGTGAGTGCCGAGGACGGCAATTGCACCGCGAACAACAACAATGTCCTCTTCGACGTGGGTCCGGTCAACTCCGGCGGGCAGTATCTCGCCCGCGCCTTCTTCCCGGGCAACTCGCGCTCCTCGCGCAACGTGCGCATCGACAATGACGCGTTCCAGTCGAATGGGTCGACCTCCCTCACCGGCATCCTGCGGCACGAGCTCGGCCACACCCTCGGCTTCCGGCACGAGCACACCCGGCCCGAAGCCGGTCAATGCTTCGAGGACAACCAGTGGCGTGAGCTCACCTCCTACGACTCCGCGTCGGTCATGCATTACCCCCAGTGCGGCGGCACGGGGGACAAGACCCTGAACCTGACCTCGAAGGACAAGCAAGGCGCCGTCCTGCTCTACGGCTCGCCCGGCGCCAATCCTGGCAATCCCGGCGATCCTGGCGGCGACCCCGGCGATCCTGGTGATCCCGGCGATCCCGGCGGCGGCACGCCCACCACGGAGAATCTCAGCGGCAGCGTGGGGAAAGGTCAGAATGTCGACGAGGGCCCCTTCGACGTCCTCGCGGGGACCACGTTCGAGGTGAAGATGACCGGCAATGGCGACCCGGACCTCTACGTGCGCTTCGGCGCCGCGCCCACCAAGAACCAGTGGAACTGCCGCCCGTACAAGACCGGCCCGAACGAGACGTGCAGCCTCACCGTGCCCGCAGGACAAACCAAAGCGTACGTCCTGGTGCGGGGATACGCGTCGGGCCAGTACAGCCTGGCGGTGAGCTATACCAAGCCGTAG